One window of Posidoniimonas polymericola genomic DNA carries:
- a CDS encoding GumC family protein: MTTPHGALDSEPIGQMQSSAAAPPQSTDLLALAWQGRWLILIGVLIGGSAAWVHLQRVTPLYQSTSRVYVERSLPKLLSSDMQLGHSNSYLFTQKELIKSTGVLASVADSPMASGMETFRGVENRVGLLYSGLNVDVGRDDEIINVSLTLPNPVEAAQLVNEIVAAYITQYAEKHNTETFKILEILNGEKQRRDKVLIEARRELTAFREANPELAVLVDNQDVASDRFSRLMSELNQTELEQLTAKAEYERVKEMAASPTLRPMLLDMALDSVGKANLNDDLEALLNQQQELELLLMAEQAKWGDAYPTVKSIQRSLDQSGLRIEAKRESIEAEKEAALRAYAFNVKERFEFHTNKLNGLRSKYQDQFEAAKESSANSLKLFSLEETYARAISDSDEVEERIKELDLNKKVGAMNVSIIETASAPKLPTYPSRAKFLGAGVMLGALSGFGLAWLRDMLDHRLKSVDEIQELLQLQVFGAVRRQLGKIGREELGKLVHLQPRSTSAEAFRTLRTAVHFGLAGDDCKVLVVTSPSPGDGKSVVTSNLAIATDQADRRTLLIDADMRKPTQHTIFGVDNTQGLSTALSERRPIEELIVSSEIGTLDFLPAGPTPSNPLELLNNDYFAEMLERLKLQYDRIIIDSPPVMPVADSRVIASMSDAVLLVLRAEKSTRRLSLAARDELWRVRAQRLGIVVNAVPQSKGGSYGYGYGYGYGYGNYGEVAYGHEDQRSLGNRKKRLIQARPETPAVVEQT, from the coding sequence GGTGCTCATCGGCGGCTCGGCGGCGTGGGTCCACCTGCAGCGCGTGACGCCCCTCTACCAAAGCACATCGCGGGTGTACGTCGAACGGTCGCTCCCCAAGCTGCTCAGCTCGGACATGCAACTCGGGCACTCTAACTCCTACCTGTTCACGCAGAAAGAACTGATTAAATCGACCGGCGTCCTGGCAAGTGTTGCCGATAGTCCGATGGCCTCCGGCATGGAGACCTTCCGTGGCGTCGAAAACCGAGTGGGGCTGCTGTATAGCGGGCTGAACGTCGATGTCGGTCGCGACGACGAGATTATCAATGTCAGCTTGACTCTGCCAAATCCGGTTGAGGCGGCGCAGCTTGTAAACGAGATCGTCGCCGCGTACATCACCCAGTACGCCGAGAAGCACAACACCGAAACCTTCAAGATCCTCGAAATCCTAAACGGCGAGAAGCAACGACGCGACAAGGTTCTGATCGAGGCCCGCCGAGAGCTCACCGCTTTCCGCGAAGCGAACCCCGAACTCGCCGTGCTGGTCGACAACCAGGATGTCGCGAGCGACCGCTTCAGTCGATTGATGTCCGAGCTCAACCAAACCGAACTAGAGCAGCTGACGGCGAAAGCAGAGTATGAACGGGTCAAGGAGATGGCCGCATCGCCGACACTCCGCCCGATGCTTCTCGACATGGCCCTCGACTCCGTCGGCAAGGCCAACCTGAACGACGATCTCGAGGCATTGCTGAATCAACAGCAAGAGCTAGAGCTGCTGCTGATGGCCGAGCAAGCCAAATGGGGTGATGCCTATCCCACCGTTAAATCGATCCAGCGTTCGCTCGACCAGTCTGGGCTACGCATTGAGGCCAAGCGGGAATCAATCGAGGCCGAAAAGGAAGCCGCCCTCCGCGCCTATGCGTTCAACGTCAAGGAGCGTTTCGAGTTCCACACCAACAAGCTGAATGGGCTCCGCAGCAAGTACCAGGATCAGTTCGAGGCCGCCAAGGAGTCGAGCGCAAACTCGCTGAAGCTGTTTTCGCTCGAAGAAACGTACGCCCGGGCGATTTCCGATTCGGACGAGGTTGAAGAGCGAATCAAGGAGTTGGACCTGAACAAGAAGGTCGGCGCCATGAACGTCAGCATCATCGAGACCGCCTCCGCGCCTAAACTGCCAACCTACCCGAGCCGGGCAAAATTCCTTGGCGCGGGGGTAATGCTCGGCGCCCTCTCCGGTTTCGGACTCGCCTGGCTGAGGGACATGCTGGACCATCGCCTGAAGTCGGTAGACGAGATCCAGGAGCTGTTGCAGCTGCAGGTGTTCGGCGCGGTCCGCCGCCAACTGGGCAAGATCGGCCGCGAGGAACTCGGCAAACTAGTTCACCTCCAACCCCGATCGACCTCGGCCGAGGCGTTCCGCACGCTGCGTACCGCGGTGCACTTCGGGCTGGCGGGCGACGACTGCAAGGTGCTGGTCGTGACAAGCCCCTCTCCCGGTGACGGCAAGTCGGTGGTCACGAGCAATCTGGCGATCGCTACCGACCAGGCCGACCGACGCACGCTGCTGATCGACGCCGACATGCGAAAGCCGACGCAGCACACGATCTTCGGCGTTGACAACACCCAGGGGCTCTCGACAGCCCTCAGCGAACGCCGGCCGATCGAGGAGCTGATCGTATCTAGCGAGATCGGCACACTCGACTTCCTGCCCGCTGGCCCCACCCCAAGCAACCCACTGGAGCTGCTCAACAACGACTACTTCGCCGAGATGCTGGAGCGGCTCAAACTGCAGTACGACCGGATCATCATCGACTCGCCGCCCGTCATGCCCGTGGCAGACTCCCGCGTGATCGCGTCGATGAGCGATGCCGTGCTGCTGGTGTTGCGGGCCGAAAAGTCGACGCGTCGCCTGAGCCTCGCCGCCCGCGACGAGCTGTGGCGGGTCCGGGCCCAGCGGCTGGGCATTGTGGTCAATGCGGTGCCGCAGTCCAAGGGCGGTTCCTATGGCTACGGCTACGGCTATGGTTACGGCTACGGCAACTACGGTGAGGTCGCGTATGGGCACGAGGACCAGAGGTCGCTCGGCAACCGCAAAAAGCGTCTGATCCAAGCCCGCCCCGAGACTCCCGCCGTCGTCGAGCAGACCTAA